A genome region from Brooklawnia propionicigenes includes the following:
- a CDS encoding nucleotidyltransferase family protein, translating into MTSSLAEVARDADYRISRARAELVRAVRQAAAAGMTQTQIAAEIGRSQPEVSRLLRFHGTSSLGRRLRKHAAEVKRLVAEAGGSNVRVFGSVATGEDREDSDIDLLFTMERPLSLIQLGVLERAVSRVVGCPVDVVPDSVLRPELRDRILAEAVAL; encoded by the coding sequence ATGACGAGCAGTCTGGCAGAGGTAGCCCGCGACGCCGACTACCGAATCTCGCGTGCGCGCGCCGAACTGGTCCGGGCTGTGCGGCAGGCGGCCGCAGCGGGAATGACCCAGACGCAGATCGCCGCCGAGATCGGCCGCAGCCAGCCCGAGGTGTCCCGTCTGCTTCGCTTCCATGGGACATCCTCGCTGGGGCGTCGGCTGCGTAAGCACGCCGCCGAGGTGAAGCGTCTGGTGGCTGAGGCTGGTGGCAGCAACGTCCGAGTGTTCGGGTCGGTCGCCACTGGGGAGGATCGGGAGGATTCCGACATCGACTTGCTGTTCACCATGGAACGACCCCTCAGCTTGATACAACTCGGCGTCCTGGAGCGCGCCGTAAGCCGAGTGGTGGGTTGCCCGGTGGATGTCGTGCCCGACTCGGTGCTGCGGCCCGAGCTACGCGACCGGATCCTGGCCGAGGCCGTGGCACTGTGA
- a CDS encoding transketolase family protein, with product MPVTSNFDVVISSRSVTGQTLAELGEEHPNLWAITPDISATLVEFRERFPERFVDVGLSEQAAVGVASGLAYEGNICVVSGMLPFLSMRALEQVRTDVCYPNLPVRIIGTHGGLQGNGGSTHYAVEDLGLMCSLVNMTVVSISDPMMVREVLQQSMSLPGPLYIRTGVGKKDTVIYDFDELDISIGRGIVAREGTDITLFCHGEMVAQAMQAAAAMADEGVSVRVVDIFTLKPIDVDLIKQCADDTHRFVVLEDHLMASGLAQCIANVLADQMIHLDWFRRLGIPQVFAGFGEDKELRDKYGYGLQDTIAALREAAVH from the coding sequence ATGCCTGTGACCTCGAACTTCGATGTGGTCATCTCGTCACGCTCGGTGACGGGTCAAACCCTTGCTGAGTTGGGTGAGGAGCATCCGAATCTGTGGGCAATCACCCCGGATATCAGCGCGACGCTGGTGGAGTTCCGGGAACGATTCCCGGAACGGTTCGTCGACGTGGGTCTGTCCGAGCAGGCAGCTGTCGGCGTGGCCTCCGGACTGGCTTACGAGGGCAATATCTGCGTCGTGTCGGGCATGCTGCCCTTCTTGAGCATGCGGGCACTCGAGCAGGTGCGCACCGATGTGTGTTATCCGAACCTTCCGGTGCGCATCATCGGGACGCACGGTGGCCTGCAGGGCAACGGCGGCTCCACGCACTACGCCGTCGAGGACTTGGGGCTGATGTGCTCGCTGGTGAACATGACGGTCGTGTCGATCAGTGATCCCATGATGGTCAGAGAGGTGCTGCAGCAGTCCATGTCGCTGCCCGGGCCCTTGTACATCCGCACCGGTGTCGGCAAGAAGGACACTGTCATCTACGACTTTGACGAGCTCGATATCAGCATCGGCAGAGGCATCGTCGCCCGCGAGGGCACCGACATCACGCTGTTCTGTCATGGGGAGATGGTCGCCCAGGCTATGCAGGCGGCAGCCGCGATGGCCGATGAGGGCGTCTCGGTGCGCGTGGTCGACATCTTCACTCTCAAGCCGATCGATGTGGACCTCATCAAGCAGTGCGCCGACGACACGCACCGCTTCGTCGTCCTGGAAGACCATCTGATGGCCAGTGGTCTTGCGCAGTGCATCGCGAATGTGCTCGCCGACCAGATGATTCACCTCGACTGGTTCCGGCGGCTGGGCATTCCTCAGGTCTTCGCGGGATTCGGTGAGGACAAGGAACTGCGCGACAAGTACGGCTACGGCCTGCAGGACACGATCGCGGCGCTGCGCGAAGCCGCCGTCCACTGA
- a CDS encoding MFS transporter has translation MSYQSALSAATSDKPKWEMSGAAPGYYLLKTREILGYSSVDFAMNLVFQAIMMYITFFYTDIFGLRVADVTLMFLLSRFVDAFADPIMGTIAERSNPSRGKYKSWLIYGAVPFGVMAVLTYTTPNFSYGWKLLWAYVTYNLLNILYSVIINPYISLASVMTADPAQRTKLQSVRMMCAQSGGVIVALALPLVSGWLSQFLSLQSSYMVTTGVLAIVMVATLFWASTQVVERIKVTSHEDPPGFKDVIYQLTHNKYVVLMFLLFFGVYGFNTVQSSSGVYYMTYFAMRPDMVAWFSMMNVLPSVVGVAVVPWLIRNFRKRGTVMLGLTVGAAGALLLGLLPATSVALMLAFRGLSSFGYGILMGSLWAIITDPVEYGDLHTGRRLTAIVMTLIGLGLKFSMLLGGVLPTLILSAVHYEPGVAQQTQQSLNGIHLMSSWLPAGILIVTLIIFGLSYDLTEEKVAQIQHKIAVRDGLLAPVNDEERALVAEGEALRAAAARKHDADTLLGGAQGSLSTIDSHDERETTEGFEK, from the coding sequence GTGAGCTATCAGAGCGCGCTTTCGGCTGCCACTTCAGACAAACCCAAATGGGAGATGTCGGGCGCCGCGCCGGGATACTATCTGCTCAAGACCAGAGAAATACTCGGTTATTCATCCGTTGACTTCGCCATGAACCTCGTATTCCAGGCGATCATGATGTACATCACCTTCTTCTACACCGATATCTTCGGATTGCGGGTAGCTGACGTGACGTTGATGTTCCTGCTGTCGAGATTCGTGGACGCCTTCGCCGACCCGATCATGGGCACGATCGCGGAGCGATCGAATCCATCCAGAGGCAAGTACAAGTCGTGGCTGATCTACGGGGCGGTGCCCTTCGGTGTGATGGCAGTCCTCACCTACACCACGCCCAACTTCAGCTACGGATGGAAGCTGCTGTGGGCATATGTGACGTACAACCTGCTGAACATCCTCTACTCGGTGATCATCAACCCGTATATCTCGCTGGCGAGCGTGATGACGGCAGATCCGGCGCAGCGCACCAAGCTACAGAGCGTTCGCATGATGTGCGCGCAGAGCGGCGGCGTCATCGTCGCCCTGGCACTGCCGCTGGTCAGCGGCTGGCTCTCGCAATTCCTGTCGCTGCAGAGCAGCTACATGGTCACCACCGGCGTGCTCGCCATTGTCATGGTTGCGACCTTGTTCTGGGCCTCAACTCAGGTGGTGGAGCGAATCAAGGTCACCTCCCACGAGGACCCGCCCGGATTCAAGGACGTGATCTACCAGTTGACCCACAACAAGTACGTGGTGTTGATGTTCCTGCTGTTCTTCGGCGTCTACGGTTTCAACACGGTTCAGTCGTCCTCGGGCGTGTACTACATGACCTATTTCGCCATGCGGCCCGATATGGTCGCCTGGTTCTCGATGATGAACGTGCTGCCGTCGGTTGTTGGCGTCGCCGTCGTGCCGTGGCTGATCAGGAACTTCCGCAAGCGCGGCACTGTGATGCTCGGGCTGACGGTCGGCGCAGCCGGGGCCTTGCTGCTCGGCCTGCTGCCGGCGACCAGCGTCGCCTTGATGCTGGCTTTCCGCGGTCTGAGCTCGTTCGGCTACGGCATCTTGATGGGCAGCCTGTGGGCGATCATCACCGACCCGGTCGAGTACGGCGATCTGCACACCGGCCGTCGGCTGACCGCGATCGTGATGACGCTCATCGGACTCGGCCTCAAGTTCTCCATGCTGCTCGGCGGCGTCTTGCCGACCCTGATCCTGAGTGCCGTGCACTACGAGCCGGGAGTTGCGCAGCAGACCCAGCAGTCGCTCAACGGCATCCATCTGATGTCCTCGTGGCTGCCGGCCGGCATCCTCATCGTCACCTTGATCATCTTCGGGCTGTCCTATGACCTCACTGAGGAGAAGGTCGCCCAGATCCAGCACAAGATCGCCGTCCGAGACGGGTTGCTCGCTCCCGTGAACGACGAGGAACGAGCTCTGGTCGCCGAGGGCGAGGCGCTGCGCGCTGCCGCGGCCCGCAAGCACGACGCCGACACCCTGCTCGGGGGCGCGCAGGGATCCCTTTCCACGATCGATTCCCATGACGAACGCGAAACAACGGAAGGCTTCGAGAAATGA
- a CDS encoding LacI family DNA-binding transcriptional regulator, translating to MSSTIPRRNPTRADVARRAGTSPATVSYVVNNGPKFVSEETRQRVLRAIEELGYRPDPVALSFRGSDSNAIGMLVPNFNGPFFSDLVAEVERQASKRGKAVLVGSTAYHPSAEQQMLQTFWHRRVDAVLVIGPTLQVGTSSVAHGAVNVLRFGSDQVVPVGIAQRAAARAAVRHLLEHGRQRIAAVLGPVEHGVFSVRYRGWRDETAYPPQQTQHLVRRAEYSFQGGFDATMELFSQPELPDGLFVSNDTQAIGALSALHRVGLSVPGDVAVVSIDATELSPFLIPPLTSVRQPTDLIAEAALDIVDSPPESVPKFVRVPFTLELRESCGCPLRRTTPAE from the coding sequence TTGTCGTCCACAATCCCCCGCAGGAACCCCACCAGAGCCGACGTCGCGAGGCGTGCCGGGACGTCGCCGGCCACTGTCAGCTACGTCGTCAACAACGGACCGAAGTTCGTGTCCGAGGAGACTCGACAACGAGTACTGCGCGCGATCGAGGAGCTCGGCTATCGCCCCGATCCGGTGGCGCTGTCCTTCCGGGGGTCCGACTCGAACGCCATCGGGATGCTGGTGCCCAACTTCAACGGCCCGTTCTTCTCCGACCTCGTCGCCGAGGTCGAACGCCAAGCCTCCAAGCGGGGCAAGGCCGTGCTCGTCGGATCGACGGCCTATCATCCATCCGCTGAGCAGCAGATGCTGCAGACCTTCTGGCACCGGCGGGTGGACGCAGTGCTAGTCATCGGACCGACGCTGCAGGTAGGCACCTCATCGGTTGCGCACGGAGCCGTCAATGTGTTGCGCTTCGGGTCCGATCAGGTCGTGCCCGTGGGCATCGCGCAGCGCGCAGCGGCCCGCGCGGCGGTACGGCACCTGCTGGAGCATGGACGCCAGCGCATCGCCGCAGTGCTGGGTCCTGTCGAGCATGGGGTCTTCAGCGTCCGGTACCGGGGCTGGCGGGACGAGACGGCTTATCCGCCGCAACAGACCCAGCACCTCGTGCGTCGGGCCGAATACTCATTCCAGGGTGGCTTCGATGCCACCATGGAGCTCTTCAGCCAGCCAGAGCTGCCGGACGGGCTCTTCGTGTCCAACGACACCCAGGCGATCGGAGCGCTGAGTGCGCTTCATCGCGTCGGATTGTCGGTTCCGGGCGACGTCGCCGTGGTCTCCATCGACGCCACGGAGTTGAGCCCGTTCCTGATTCCCCCGCTCACCTCGGTGCGCCAGCCCACCGACCTGATCGCCGAAGCCGCACTAGACATCGTTGACAGTCCGCCCGAGTCGGTACCCAAGTTCGTCCGGGTACCGTTCACGCTCGAATTGCGCGAGTCGTGCGGATGCCCCTTACGGCGGACCACCCCAGCCGAGTAG
- a CDS encoding CPBP family intramembrane glutamic endopeptidase, which translates to MIEFIVFCIPSVVYVIVQSRGQGQDVESSLQRVGATWGSPSGYRWALVLLLPILLTGWLAITVIPAEILDDPGVTVGRITSVGAAVGVVARAVGEEVFFRGLLGGVLMRRLGFGWGNLLQAAAFIVPHLALVLIDARIWPIIPVQFAAGWLFGWLRYKTGTFVPGAALHFVTNIVAGLVVG; encoded by the coding sequence ATGATCGAGTTCATCGTCTTCTGCATCCCGTCGGTCGTCTATGTGATCGTGCAGTCTCGCGGGCAGGGTCAGGACGTGGAATCGTCACTTCAACGAGTCGGCGCAACGTGGGGATCTCCCTCCGGGTACCGATGGGCGCTCGTCCTGCTGCTTCCGATCCTGCTGACCGGCTGGCTGGCGATCACAGTCATCCCCGCTGAGATTCTGGACGATCCTGGCGTCACGGTTGGCCGTATCACCTCGGTCGGCGCCGCGGTCGGCGTGGTGGCGCGGGCGGTCGGCGAGGAGGTCTTCTTTCGCGGGTTGCTGGGTGGGGTGCTGATGCGCCGGCTCGGATTCGGTTGGGGGAATCTGCTTCAGGCGGCAGCATTCATCGTGCCGCACCTCGCGCTTGTCCTGATCGACGCCCGCATCTGGCCGATCATTCCGGTCCAGTTCGCTGCGGGTTGGCTGTTCGGATGGCTGCGATACAAGACGGGAACGTTCGTGCCCGGCGCCGCACTTCACTTCGTCACCAACATCGTCGCCGGACTCGTCGTCGGCTAG
- a CDS encoding zinc-dependent alcohol dehydrogenase: MKIGSLRDPDPQTRGAVGVLDIPQQPLGDEDVRIKVAYCSICGSDPHLVEGIFGTDVPIGIGHELSGVVVELGPKATKKGLKVGDRVAGNFVRFCGTCYYCQNGQQQFCESLQEYNRPGMAETIVWHESQVYKLPDDVPLRVGCLLEPTSVAVRVMDKVRPKVGERVAICGAGPIGLLTLQLIKIMGATSLTLIEPIAERRELAIAYGADHTIDPISQDVVATARELTGGLGYDVVIDCSGSVRGIEPLPRIAARGGRLVFAAMYPGSYEFPLNIHQYCYLNELTITGLYISPYTYPRAAQVMSRLDLEALTQAVFELDDAVAAFEAQVSGKYPKVLIRCNQIEGE, translated from the coding sequence GTGAAGATCGGCAGTCTGAGGGATCCCGATCCCCAGACCCGGGGCGCCGTCGGAGTCCTCGATATACCCCAGCAGCCGCTCGGGGACGAGGACGTCCGCATCAAGGTGGCCTACTGCTCGATCTGCGGTTCGGATCCCCACCTGGTCGAGGGAATCTTCGGAACCGACGTCCCCATCGGTATCGGCCACGAGCTGTCCGGTGTTGTCGTGGAGCTGGGCCCGAAAGCGACCAAGAAGGGACTGAAGGTCGGCGACCGGGTCGCGGGGAACTTCGTCCGTTTCTGCGGGACCTGTTATTACTGCCAGAACGGGCAGCAGCAGTTCTGCGAGTCGCTACAGGAGTACAACCGTCCCGGCATGGCCGAGACGATCGTGTGGCACGAGTCGCAGGTGTACAAGCTGCCCGACGACGTGCCGCTGCGGGTCGGCTGCTTGCTCGAGCCCACGTCGGTGGCCGTGCGGGTGATGGACAAGGTGCGCCCGAAGGTGGGCGAGCGGGTCGCCATCTGCGGCGCCGGTCCCATCGGCTTGTTGACCCTTCAGTTGATCAAGATCATGGGCGCCACGAGCTTGACGCTGATCGAGCCGATCGCCGAACGCCGGGAGCTTGCGATTGCCTACGGGGCCGATCACACCATCGATCCCATCAGCCAAGACGTCGTTGCCACCGCTCGGGAACTGACCGGTGGCTTGGGCTACGACGTGGTCATCGACTGCTCGGGTTCGGTTCGCGGGATCGAGCCTCTTCCCCGGATCGCGGCCAGAGGGGGACGACTTGTCTTCGCCGCCATGTATCCCGGCAGCTACGAGTTCCCGCTGAACATTCACCAGTACTGCTACCTCAATGAGCTGACCATCACCGGGCTGTACATCTCGCCGTACACCTATCCGCGGGCTGCCCAGGTGATGTCGCGGCTCGATCTCGAGGCACTCACCCAGGCGGTCTTTGAGCTCGATGACGCGGTCGCGGCCTTCGAGGCCCAGGTGTCCGGCAAGTACCCGAAGGTCCTTATTCGTTGCAATCAGATCGAGGGGGAGTGA
- a CDS encoding HepT-like ribonuclease domain-containing protein: MAHFEIMQTHAEQGLEERLVIDAVCMRLSAGIEALAAIDSDEREDIFGEVWPLMWGMRNRIAHGYLLVDTTIIRETMIHDVPSIMSRIRQRVLLHQSAAIGDERAVGDAALGEPTHVDRQLKDTRSVGSAGASESDRD; the protein is encoded by the coding sequence TTGGCGCACTTCGAGATCATGCAGACCCACGCCGAGCAGGGCCTTGAAGAGCGTCTGGTCATCGACGCGGTGTGCATGCGCTTGTCCGCTGGGATCGAGGCGCTCGCCGCGATCGACTCCGACGAGCGGGAGGACATCTTCGGCGAGGTCTGGCCGCTCATGTGGGGCATGCGGAACCGCATTGCGCACGGCTACCTGCTGGTCGACACCACCATCATCCGCGAGACCATGATCCACGACGTTCCCTCCATCATGAGCCGCATCAGGCAGCGCGTCCTCCTTCATCAATCAGCCGCAATCGGCGACGAGCGGGCCGTGGGTGACGCCGCGCTCGGCGAGCCCACGCATGTCGACAGGCAACTCAAGGACACACGCTCTGTTGGGAGCGCAGGCGCCAGTGAGAGCGACCGGGACTGA
- a CDS encoding IS630 family transposase, with protein sequence MVAAAAGETRGPHRRDRAAGSLHDRSDPEKRGLRPHLKACWTIPPKANGEFVARMEDVLEVYHRPYDPAVPVVCMDEKPYQLLGHARDPIPACPGHDLKEDSEYVRHGTCSIFVWVEPLAGRRRVDARAQRTRIDWATEIDQLLNVDYPDAQRVVLVMDNLNTHTLGSLYEAFEPAKARALAERLEIHYTPKHGSWLNIAEIELSALTRQCLTRRIDDLDILNTELAAWQAATNDDERQVRWQFTTTDARIKLHHLYPNT encoded by the coding sequence GTGGTCGCTGCGGCTGCTGGAGAAACACGTGGCCCTCACCGACGGGATCGGGCCGCTGGATCACTCCACGATCGGTCGGACCCTGAAAAAAGGGGGCTTCGTCCTCACCTGAAAGCGTGCTGGACGATCCCGCCCAAAGCCAACGGCGAGTTCGTCGCGCGGATGGAGGACGTGCTGGAGGTCTACCACCGCCCCTACGACCCGGCCGTTCCGGTGGTCTGTATGGACGAAAAGCCATACCAGCTCCTCGGCCACGCCCGCGATCCGATCCCTGCCTGCCCGGGCCACGACCTCAAAGAAGACTCCGAGTACGTCCGGCACGGCACCTGCTCGATCTTCGTGTGGGTCGAGCCCCTCGCCGGCCGCCGCCGGGTCGACGCCCGGGCGCAGCGGACCCGGATCGACTGGGCCACGGAAATCGATCAGCTTCTCAACGTCGACTACCCCGACGCGCAACGGGTCGTCCTGGTCATGGACAACCTCAACACGCACACCCTCGGTTCGCTCTACGAAGCGTTCGAGCCAGCCAAAGCACGCGCGCTGGCCGAGCGGCTCGAGATCCACTACACACCCAAGCACGGCTCCTGGCTCAACATCGCCGAGATCGAGCTGTCCGCCCTGACCCGCCAGTGCCTGACCCGCCGGATCGACGACCTCGACATCCTCAACACCGAACTCGCCGCCTGGCAGGCCGCAACCAACGACGACGAGCGCCAAGTCCGCTGGCAGTTCACCACGACCGACGCCCGCATCAAACTTCACCACCTATACCCAAACACTTAG
- a CDS encoding transketolase: protein MTNTIERPLGIERQQITIGELEDRAYELKEKLLRLCGSYEGAVHIGGDLSVADILTALFQYGMRVDPSDIANPGRDRFILSKGHAAVCMYIAMAIRGFFDYDDIVRTYGKLGSAFGMHPCKVQLPGVEASTGSLGHGLPIAVGMALHARQAGLDHRVFVLMGDGETGEGSVWEGAIAGRSRELGNLVAFIDRNCQLMTSFSEDRIVLEPYADKWRAFGWNVLEVDGHDMAALVQAIDSLPGADSDRPTAVICRTVKGHGVDFMERNLGWHAGSLGAADLQRALDSLNKSRKEK from the coding sequence ATGACTAACACGATCGAGCGGCCGCTGGGCATTGAGCGCCAGCAGATCACCATTGGAGAACTAGAGGATCGCGCCTATGAGCTGAAAGAGAAGCTGCTGCGGCTGTGCGGTTCATATGAGGGCGCCGTGCATATCGGTGGCGACCTGTCGGTGGCCGACATCTTGACGGCACTGTTCCAGTACGGGATGCGGGTGGACCCGTCCGATATCGCCAACCCAGGACGTGATCGGTTCATCCTGAGCAAGGGCCATGCGGCCGTGTGCATGTACATCGCCATGGCTATCCGTGGGTTCTTCGACTACGACGACATCGTCCGCACATATGGAAAGCTCGGCAGTGCCTTCGGCATGCACCCGTGCAAGGTGCAGTTGCCCGGCGTCGAGGCATCCACCGGGTCTTTGGGCCATGGCCTGCCCATCGCGGTCGGAATGGCACTGCACGCTCGCCAGGCCGGCCTGGACCATCGAGTCTTCGTCCTCATGGGCGACGGCGAGACCGGCGAGGGCAGCGTGTGGGAGGGGGCGATCGCCGGACGCAGTCGCGAGCTGGGCAATCTGGTGGCCTTCATCGACCGCAACTGCCAGCTGATGACCAGCTTCTCGGAAGACCGCATCGTCCTGGAACCCTACGCCGACAAGTGGCGGGCATTCGGCTGGAACGTGCTGGAGGTCGACGGCCACGACATGGCGGCGCTGGTGCAGGCCATCGATTCCCTGCCGGGCGCCGACTCCGATCGTCCGACCGCGGTGATCTGCCGGACAGTCAAGGGTCATGGAGTCGACTTCATGGAACGCAATCTGGGCTGGCACGCCGGCTCGCTGGGCGCGGCAGATCTCCAGCGGGCACTGGATTCGTTGAACAAGAGCCGGAAGGAGAAGTGA
- a CDS encoding DEAD/DEAH box helicase, giving the protein MSVSRFGDAQARRADLERQLTALRVENLRLRNLLKVTDGVEPPPSQPTLAPSDPGLVTNASPTEVKLALYAQLFAARRDVYARYWENPRKGTKGWSPAVRDSFGKGSLWDRRPLPLTNEVLEAHLRSGNELFIGLYPLLPDGNCWWLAADFDGPQAMLDAHAYVKAAASLGVPCGLEISQSGRGAHVWTFFTSPVPAADARAMGTACIHRAMALRGSMPLASYDRLFPNQDTVPTGSSGVGNLIAAPLNGNRRTKRGTTLFVDLATWEPWPDQWEYLSRLDRMTPRQVAAAGRMERLVVGLEVTRLETSPATAIHPSPPTRVRATLAAQLTIRDEDLTPELSAALRHAATIHNPAFYEAQRARRSTWNIPRFIQGFDIAVNGDLLLPRGLRYQAADLITQAGSDLVSEDNRNEGNELDVSFLGELDERQAAAVDRLLAHEDGVLYAPTGSGKTVMACAIIAERSVTTLVLINKTALASQWREQVRNLLGIKTGQLGGGRAKTRGQVDIMLLQSLARHSPQDIRELTQGYGQVIVDECHHLAAGSYENVVAQIGATWWLGLTATPERKDGLEQVTNWQLGPIRHTIRDTLPHEANLVTPYDGPRRVLHIHSTAYRSPHDFDLSTPGAITQLGGLLAKDPERNRQIAADIAAALAQGRKCLVLSRRRDNLTALAGLLPDTEALIMRGGTGAKALAAIRAKIADAYPGDPLLVMTTVPYGGEGFDAPAIDTVFLAGPISYPGLLIQAVGRALRRHEGKTEVAVHDYLDASVPVLNAQYSRRRSAYRQMGFTD; this is encoded by the coding sequence ATGTCGGTCTCCCGGTTTGGTGACGCGCAGGCGCGCCGGGCTGATCTGGAGCGCCAGTTGACGGCGCTTCGGGTGGAGAACCTGCGGTTGAGGAACCTGCTCAAGGTGACCGACGGGGTGGAACCACCCCCGTCCCAGCCGACATTGGCCCCATCCGATCCAGGCTTGGTGACGAACGCGTCACCGACGGAAGTGAAGCTGGCGTTGTACGCGCAGCTCTTCGCGGCGCGCCGGGACGTGTACGCACGATACTGGGAGAACCCGCGGAAAGGCACGAAGGGCTGGTCGCCGGCGGTGCGGGACTCGTTCGGCAAGGGCTCGTTGTGGGATCGTCGACCGCTTCCGTTGACGAACGAGGTCCTCGAGGCGCACCTGCGGTCTGGCAATGAGTTGTTCATCGGTCTGTATCCGCTGCTGCCGGACGGAAACTGCTGGTGGCTGGCCGCCGACTTCGACGGTCCCCAGGCCATGCTGGACGCGCACGCGTACGTGAAGGCCGCCGCGTCCCTCGGTGTCCCCTGCGGGCTTGAGATCTCCCAGTCCGGCAGAGGCGCACACGTGTGGACGTTCTTCACCTCCCCAGTTCCCGCGGCGGACGCCCGGGCGATGGGGACCGCCTGCATCCACCGGGCGATGGCGTTGCGCGGATCGATGCCGCTGGCCAGCTACGACCGGTTGTTCCCGAACCAGGACACAGTCCCGACAGGCTCGTCCGGGGTCGGGAACCTGATCGCCGCACCCCTGAACGGCAACCGCCGCACCAAACGCGGCACAACCCTGTTCGTGGACCTGGCCACCTGGGAGCCGTGGCCCGACCAGTGGGAGTACCTGTCACGCCTGGACCGGATGACTCCCCGCCAAGTAGCAGCAGCCGGCCGAATGGAACGGCTCGTCGTCGGGCTCGAGGTCACCAGACTGGAAACCTCGCCCGCGACCGCCATCCACCCCAGCCCCCCGACTCGCGTCCGGGCGACGCTGGCGGCGCAGTTGACGATCCGGGACGAGGACCTGACGCCCGAGTTGTCGGCAGCCCTACGACATGCGGCCACCATCCACAACCCGGCGTTCTACGAGGCCCAACGCGCCCGCCGGTCGACCTGGAACATCCCCCGCTTCATCCAGGGCTTCGACATCGCCGTCAACGGGGACCTGCTCCTCCCGCGCGGGCTACGCTACCAAGCAGCCGACCTGATCACCCAAGCAGGAAGTGACCTGGTCAGCGAGGACAACCGCAACGAAGGCAACGAACTCGACGTGTCCTTCCTCGGCGAACTCGACGAGCGGCAGGCAGCAGCCGTCGACAGGTTGCTGGCTCACGAGGACGGCGTCCTTTATGCGCCGACCGGCTCGGGCAAGACGGTGATGGCCTGCGCCATCATCGCCGAACGCTCAGTCACCACGCTCGTGCTCATCAACAAGACAGCACTTGCCTCACAGTGGCGCGAACAGGTCCGCAACCTCCTCGGCATCAAGACCGGCCAGCTGGGCGGCGGACGAGCCAAGACCCGCGGACAGGTCGACATCATGCTCCTGCAATCCCTGGCCCGACACAGCCCCCAGGACATCCGGGAGCTCACCCAGGGCTACGGCCAGGTGATCGTCGACGAATGCCACCACCTCGCCGCCGGATCCTACGAGAACGTCGTAGCCCAGATCGGCGCCACCTGGTGGCTGGGCCTCACGGCGACACCCGAACGCAAGGACGGACTGGAGCAGGTCACCAACTGGCAGCTCGGCCCCATCCGGCACACCATCCGCGACACGCTCCCCCACGAAGCCAACCTCGTCACCCCGTACGACGGACCGCGTCGCGTGCTGCACATCCACTCCACCGCCTATCGCAGCCCGCACGACTTCGACCTGAGCACACCTGGAGCGATCACCCAACTGGGCGGCCTGCTCGCCAAAGACCCGGAACGCAACCGCCAGATCGCAGCCGACATAGCTGCGGCACTCGCCCAAGGCCGCAAGTGCCTCGTCCTGTCCCGCCGCCGCGACAACCTCACCGCGCTCGCCGGCCTGCTGCCCGACACGGAAGCGCTGATCATGCGCGGCGGCACCGGCGCCAAAGCACTGGCCGCCATCCGAGCCAAGATCGCCGACGCTTACCCGGGCGACCCGCTTCTTGTCATGACCACCGTCCCCTACGGCGGTGAAGGATTCGATGCACCCGCCATCGACACCGTCTTCCTCGCCGGGCCCATCTCCTACCCCGGACTGCTCATCCAAGCCGTCGGCCGCGCGCTGCGCCGGCACGAAGGCAAGACCGAAGTCGCCGTACACGACTACCTCGATGCAAGCGTCCCCGTCCTCAATGCGCAGTACTCAAGGCGCCGGTCGGCGTACCGGCAAATGGGCTTCACCGACTGA